The genomic DNA CTGTTATGTTATGACTGATACAGCGTTATACCACATTAGACTGCCATTATTACCTGTTTTTACCGGTTCTGTTCCGTAAGTTACTAGGGCACTGGTCGTGCCTTCCAGATTAGGAAACTGGGAGCAGGTCAGCAATGTCGTCTGAACTtctcctcatcgtcatcttcgcGGAATTGGTCATGATGCGAATTATTTTGGTATGGTCCGGCTGAAATCTTGGGGGAAACACTGCTTTCTGACGTTGATACAGCGTTTTCTCGGAATCCTCAGGCTTCGCTCTGACCAGCGCAAAACAAGTCCGTACATAGCCGGACTGTTTGCAGAGCTGTTGACAAGGATAAGGCTAATCCCAGTACGATCTTTCGAATGCGAGTGACAGAATATATGCAGTCGATATCCTGTATCTGGGGCCAGGATTGGGACGGATCTGAATAGCAGAAATGAGGGGACAGCTGAAGGTCAGCCATCCAGTTGGTGCCAGCACTTGATTGTTTCATCAGAGTATTTAGCATTGACCCGAGCTCCCCGGACAGCGATAACGCTAGCCCACAACCGCGCAGGCAGGATAGCAACACGAGCGCTACGAGTATCAGACAATGTCCAATTGACTGGCGGTCCTGATTCAAACCAGAGATAACCTGTGCATCGTGCGTCACGACCCTTTGTATACGAATTCGGCTTTCGAGGCCATTGAGCATATTGGAATCAACACTCAACGAATCCATCCCCCACGATCCAGCTATCAATTCCAGGTTTGGGGCACTATCGTCCACGGCTTCTGTCAGGGATACCGAGTTACTTACCTGGCAGCCTAGCGAGACCTCTTATAGACTTTGTGTTCCCATGATATAGTGATGCAGCAATAAAAGTCTAGGGGGAATGCAGTGCTATTTCTGCATTTAGGGCCAGCCCCTGGGTAACACTTCAGTCTAGAAAAGAATGCTTGTCCCACATGGTTGAATATATATGGATTTTGTGGACCACGACCACATCTGGATCTCCGAAACTATGACATACCCAAATTAGAAAAAGCAATAGACCTCGTATATTTCCCACCGAATACAACACAGAAGAAAGATATCAAGCCATAATAGATGACAATAGAATAGTTGCAGTCGAATTAACCTCAACCCCGTTCAATGATATGTGCTTACATAACCGAACACCGCGACGTCATCGCAACCGAAAATGTTTCCGCCAAACCTGGAGAAAGCATTCAACCGCGATTATTGGATAATGTTAGATTTTGCTTTTCGATAGAATATCATTCTTAGCCTCTTGGTTAGTTTATCGCATGAACGGGGCTTATTGCGTTGTCAATTCGGTTGTTGCCGAAGATCTGGGTCTATCGCGATGAATCGAGAAATACCAGGATTCTACTATGGTAAATCCTCTATACCTAAACCGTTGCGAGCATGATCACTGATAAATGACAGACcctgaaaaaaagaaatactTTCGCATCCAAGCAAGCCACAAAGCAGTCCCGGGGGCCCAATACTCGAAAGATGCCGTGAAGCGCAAACGCATCGAACAGGAGGTATCGTAACCTCTCCATTACCCCCAAATATAAGCACAAGAGATTCTAACAGTAACAGAAACACGAGTGCAAAGCCCGCCAGACAAAAAAAAtagcaaaagaaaagataaaaaaagCCTCCTTCCTATACCATCCCCTAATCGGATGTGAAAGAGAGATTGGCGCGCAGAATGTCGCTCATCCTGTTCGACGAGAGCATCAGGGCTTGGTGTACGCCAGTCAAATGCGGAGACGGGAGTTACATCGGTTTGAACCGTGGCCGGATGAGTATTCGATTCGGCATGTGTTGAGGAATAAGCATTCGGGGGTTTTGGTAGCGGGTGCGTTTTTTTTACTTGAATGTATGTGCTGCAGCTGACGGTGAGTAGGTGGACAGCGTGGCGGGGAGTCATCTGTTTCGTGAGTATTACTCTACGCTGTACAAGTTGAAGCTAACCGTTGGAGAATATGCTTCCCGGACCTTGACCAGGATCAATGGTCCTATAACCGTACAATGGAACGAGTTCTTTTCAAAGAGGCGTATCGAGTATGTCCCCTTCGGCCCATGTAGAAGAATTCACTGACAGCCATAGCTCTCATCAATATCCCTAAGCCACACCGGCTACCTCCTGTATGCCCCCCGTCTTCTCCCCCGGGACGACCAACCCTGACAACAAAACAGCACAACAATGGACAGCGGCCCAAACGGCGACTCCTTCCTCGCCCCCCGCATGCTCCCAGACCCCGACGAAGGTGGCGACTACCGCTGGCCATCAGCTTGTACTCCCTTTCCCATTCACCCCTTCAGCCAAGCAAAGAACTAACAGCACCAGTTACCCACCCCATCCGCATCCTAACAAGCACAACCTACTGGTCCTCCGCCTCCTGCCCAACCCCCACGGGTCCAAAGCCACTCTTCGCAATAGGTACGTCAGACGGTCTCCAAATCCTAACAGGACAGGGAAGCCATTGGTCCCTGTCCAAAACGCCGTTTCCTGATGACAGAAAACACCGGCGGACGCAGGTGAATGCTGTTGAGTGGCTGTCCGGTGATGTCATCGCGGGTGGATGTAGGGACTCAAGTGTGTTTTTGCATGATATTAGGAGTGGAGGGAGTGCGGTGAGGTTGTGGCATCCTGGTGCTGTTGCGGTGAGGGGTGTTAGGAGGGTTGATGAATGGAGGGTTGTTGTGGGGAGTTATAATTCGGTATGCGTGCTCCTATCTCTTATCATCTTGAGGTTCGATGCATGCTGACGGTTTGAAGTTGCAAATGTACGACCTACGCTATCCGCCAACTCATCAACAAAGTCCGAACTCGAACCCTACGCGGCATGCCGGACATAACAAGAACAGAAATGAGAGCAAGCGCAAACATACCCAAAGCAACTGCAATACCCCAACGAAACCATACCTCGTCTTTCCCGATTACTCACCAACCTACACCCCAGAATACGACCTCAGTACCGAATTAGGGCTGTTGGCCAGTGGTACGTTCTTCCAGTTTCTTATTAGGTCAGTGCTAATGTATGGGGAGCAGTATCCGACGAAAACAAAATCCAACTCTTCTCCCTCCGAAGCGGGGAGTTAGTCTCGCCATATACATCACCCGTGTGTAGATATACATACCCCAAACCAATCTCCTCTGTCCGATTCGAGGACGGAGACGTCAGTGCCAAAGGCCCGCAGACACCGGGGTTACTGGTTACAGCGGGAGATAGCGTGAATGAATGGTTGTGGTAGTCTATTAAATATCTGTGTATAGTTCTAAAACGATCAAACCGAGATAAGGAAACTAATCTAATCCACCTGCTAACCACTCCCCAACCTCAACGCCTACCTCCTTCGCCACCTCCCCGATCCAATCACCAGATACATTCACGCACCATTTATCACCCGCATCGGCTGTTGTATTCCCACTGCTCAGACTCGTTGATCCAGATGACGAGCCACCGCCAACGCGGCCGCTTCCACCACTGCTATCCCTTGCCCCGGCGGGAACGACTAGTCGTAGTCTTCGTAATGTAGCCAGCTCTGCATATATTGCATCCGATACTGCAGCCACTTTGATCGGATTCGCGGGCGGATTGGGATCGATGGCGTGGTAGATGGCGACCAAACGCTCGAGAGGGAACGGGCGTGCAGTGAGGATGGTCGACGGACCTGCCACGCCAGGTGCACCGCCAACCGCGGATGTGGTAGCGGAGGTAGTGGCGAAGGCGGATTCGAGTGTGGATTTCGTGATACGTGTTTTCTGGCGTTTGCCCTTCTTTGGCGTTGAGGGGTCGATGGCTTTGTTGTCTTCTGCTTGTGCACGGGATAGCAGCTTTAAACGGCGACGATGGTGCGCGCGCTTGTTTCGTGCGGAGagtgaggatgaggagaattTCGAGAAGAAGATCGTGTCGAGACGTTGGGGGATGTGCGAGGCCAGGTATGCGGATGTGAGGATCAGGGTTGCGAAGTATGGTAGGGATGGGAGAGGTGATGGTGCGGATACAGCCTTCAGCGACGGCTTTGCTATTGTGCCAGCCACCTGCGTAGGCTCTTCAGGAACGATATGATGCACCAGCGCGGCTTCACCCTGCTGCCGGAACAGTGATCGATTCCGAACGAGCAGCCTTGTGAAGTCCCATTCTCCAGTCCCTCCAGGTGGCGTCTCGCCATTCACTATCGGCGCCACGAACTGCGGCCACAGTTTATCGCATATCGACCGGAATACAGGAATCGAACTCGCCGTAGGCCCAACCAACGAGTCGAAAATCGTAGGCACGAACTGCGGGTAAACCTTAGTGATAACCTCCTCCGGTAATCCCTCCACAAATGGCGAATCCGCATTCAAGATAATCCTGGTTGCTTCATTCCTCGTATACGGCGGGAAGCTGATATGCGGAACGGCCACAGCCTGCAAGAAGAGCGGCCGAGGCGTGGAATTCAGAATCAACACCACACATAGCGATGGAATCACCTCCCCAAGTCTTGCCAAAGCCGCCAGCAACGTCTGCGGAGCCTCCCGTTGTTTATCAATCCCATCCAGTACCAGCACGAACTTCCCATCCTCCGAGGACGCTAGAATCTCCCCCAGCAGTACCGCCAGCGCACTGACATGCTCGCACCGTCCTTTTCCAAATTTCTCCCATTCGTTCGTCCGGCCTAATGCCTCCAGAGTCGTCCATAGGATCTTAGTAAGGAGATGGCGGCCTGTAATGCACTCTGTGCTGCGGACGATGGTGTGTGGAACTTGTAGGGCGGAAACAACGGCGCGGACGATGGTAGATTTGCAGGTTGCAGATATTCCGTGAACGACTAGAGTAGATGGGCTAGCGATGTGAGGCTATCATTGTCGTTGGAAAATGTCAGTCAAAGTGAACGGGAGTAGAGGGATATTTTGTAGGCGGCTCACGCTGAGAAGACTGGCGAGCTGGCGGCTTTGGAGCTCGCGACAGGGCCATTGTTGGCTTATAGAACGGGATATCTCTATAGGAAGCATGAAGACACGGTATACAAAAGTTCAATATCGTATATCAAGAATAATTGCCGTGTTGAAGTTGGTTGGGACAGTCAGTCGCGAAAGTCGACGCGCGGGAATTGGGTCACGTGATCACAAACCATGGCATAATCGCCATATAGTCAACTTACTACTACTATGTCCTGGTATCTTTACTGAGAATAAGTGTGTCAAAAAAGCAATGCGATTGTAGAGTACAGCTATCCTAATGAGTGGTGTGAGCCATTGGGCCATAATCATCATTCCAGAAATCATAGTACAATCAACGGTGACCCGAAGACGTCTGATTACATTCCTCCTCGTTCTGTCCAAAGAGCTCAGGAAAGCATTCATCAATCCAACGTCACATACAAAAAGCGATTTCCGAACGACATTAACATAGCAAACAACACACCAGGATGGGGGCCGGGGGACGTAAAGAAACAGGTCACGGATGAGGAAAATAAAAACACATTCGGGGGGTTCGACATTAAGAAAAGGCAAGAGACGACATATGCAAAAAAGAACAAAGGTTTGGTCGCTGCAATGCATTGCGAACAGCGAGCCTAACCAAAACAGTATGAAGAATACAAGGCGGCTGCCAAGTACCGATCGTCATGATAATAAGAATAGTAatccagaaagaaaagacaaaagaTGCAAGGCTGCATAAGAACAATGGATCCTCGAGTTGGTATCAAAAAGCGGAATATGTTCCCCCGATTCGCTGACGATTGGTCGAGCTGGCCGTGAAGTCATGAAGATCGTAAGCATCATCTCAAATATGGGTACATGGAACAGGAGCTGATAAGGCTCTCGAAGGGAGCAATGTCAGCGAGATCAGAAATAGGCGTACAGTGGGCCTTGAGCCCCAAAGTTACCGGTCGGCTGCTGGGCCGCCGGAGTGTAAAGACTTCCAGAGCTGTCGCTGGCTCCGCCCGAGGACGCGTTGGAACCAGAGCTGGAGCCCGATGCCGGCGTGTAGTTCTGGTTGGCAAATTGACGGCCAAGACTGGCAGATGCGAAAGCGTTCTGTTGGTACATCAATGGCTTCGGAGCTCCCTGCAAGGGTCCAGGAAGCTGAGCCGAGTTCATCTCATTGGGTGCCACCTGGCCGCTGGTGGCAGCATTGCCCCTTCCCGAACCTTCGGAAGCCATGATCTTGCCCGCAATGCGACGTCCATGGGGAGTCTGACGGATAGCAGGTAGGATTGGGCGGATGGAATCCACGACGTGGGCACGCATCTCGGGATCAGAGAAGTCCATGGCGGTCTGCACAACATAGTTGGCAAACGAGTCACGCAGCATCCTCTCCAATTCATTTCCGACGAGCATCTCTTCGATCAATTGGCGACGCATCTGGAGATCAGCGGTCCGCAGGCACTTCTCGATCACATTGGAACTGAACTTCTGCTTAGACAGGGCAGGGATATGGCCACGGAACGATTGGCAAAGAGGCTCGGTGAAGTGCGGCTCAGCCAGGTCCAGAATGTATTGAACGACATAGTTTCCAAACGGATCCTGGACTAATGAGAAAGCATTCGCCGTGATCTGCGCAATCAAGCGGGCGCGCTGCTCTCCCGAAGCATGGTCAATGCAACGCTGCAAGACGCAGCATCCGTGGCGATGAGTGCCAACGACTACGCAGTTCGCACCAACAGCATCGTAGACAAACTGAGCATCCTCAGCCGACAGCCGGTTCAGGCACTTCTGGATCACGTGGTTGCCGTTCAGATCCTGAACCAGTGCCACAACGTCATTCTCCAAAGAGCGGATAACGGTGCGAGTCTGCTCGGGAGTCGAAACAAATTCGATCATCTTCTGCAGCGCACGCGTACCATGCTGGTTCAATGCAATCTTGACGAGCTCAGGAGCGGCGTTGTTAATCAAAGCCGTGCGCTGCTCGTCATTAGAGTATTCGAGCAGCTTCTGGCAGAGATAGTTTCCAAAAGGATCGGTCATCAGCTCGACAACATGGGGGTGGGTCTCCTCAAAGATTAACTGAACGTGTTCAGAGGTGCGCTCCTCCAGCTTTCTCTGCAGATACCGGCAACCATGCTGGTCCTTGCACAAGCTGTACAATTCTCCACGGTAGTGCTCCAGAGGGAAGTTCGCGAAGCGAGAAAGCTGGGTCGACTCCCCGTCCCCACTGCGCCGCGCGCCAACAGCACCCCTGGCCGGGGTGTCATTGACCCGGAAGCCACTGTATGGCCCATAACCCGCAAAGGAGCCAGGGGGGTTGTAGTTGGGAAGTTGGTTATTGACTTGCATGGGATTGCCAAGGTAGGGCTGCATGCCGTAGCCATAGAACGAATTGGGAACACTGGTCAACGGAGTGGCTGTGGTCGAGCTGGGGGCAATAGGGTTGGAAGCGGTCATGTTCAGCTGAGGACCAAATGGGGCGGCACTGGCCTGCAGCGTGGTGGTTGAGGACTGCGAGTTCGGCCGCTGGGCATCCTCGTGATCGGGTGAACCCCTGGTCTGACGGAAACGACCCTGGAACACGTCCGCATGGGCCTTGGGTGGCGTGATAGCGGGATCAAAATCATTGTCCTTGACAGTGGGGAGGTCGTTGGTCGAGTATGATGACTGCAGGGAAGTAGGACGGCTGGAAGCCGTTGACGCCGCATTTTCCCGGGTGTCCTCATTGCCATAAAACAGATTAGCTTCGAGCGAGTGTCGGGCAGCATGGCGTGCAACGTTAACACCAGTGGGGCGGTTATCGCCCGTGGGGCTGCCCAGCTGATGGTTCAGGCGGAACATATTGAGCGTGTTCTGGGGCATGCTTTGATGCGAGGCACGGTGACGGTTATGAGCGTTCCAAGACTCTGGATTCGGAGTACGCGAGTTGGCCAAATCCAATGCGTCGGAGTTTGCCGACAACTGTGCTTATGCGTCAGTGATCGATCGTTTAAGGAATATATTCTGGATCTTTTGTACTTACCAAGCCGTTTTCGTCTCGGCGAGATAGAGTGGGGAACTTGTCGTCAGGCTCGGTCAACTTGAGATAGCTTTTAATGTCTGGGGTCGGAATTCTGTCTTCGTCCCTCACGGTGTCCCTGTCGTCGTCGTGGGGGAACAGATACTTGGCTGCAGAGAAGGAATCGAGGCCAGAAGGATTGTTGAAACCAGGGGCAGGAGCGTTAGCGCGAAACTGAGACAGGTTCGCGGTGGGCATGGAATAACGGTGAATACTGGAAGAGAGTCAGTGGGGTGAATAAAAGCAACAGAAATGAAGAAATATATGAGGGGTGATGATTGAAGTGAATGCAAAACCAGCAAACCATAGGCAAACTCCACGGGAACCCGAGCCTGAACCCCAGGCCGCAGATAACCTCGGACCCCAGATTTGTGTTTGGTTTTCCTCTTCCAGAAGGTATATCGTCATACAGGAGTGTGTTAAAGAAAAGGATTAGAGACTTACGCAGGTCCAGGACGGAAAGGAGAGGACAACTGCTCGTTGCCAAAGTCCTCCTTCTCAGAATTTCTTCGAGAGCCAGGGACAGAATGAACCGAGAAGCGGTTGGTTGGCGTCTGTGCGCCGTTAGGAGATGAACTCATTTGATTAGATGGGGCAAAGACGTTGAAGAATCCTGGAGATGAAGTGACGCTCGAGGTGGAGAAGCGGGTTGGCCGCGAGAAACCCGCCGCGATGCCATTGTCATGATACTCTGGCGGGGTTGTTGGTTCACTGACAGGGCCTGGAATACCTGCCTTGGCCAAATCCCGTGCTAGCTGGTCCATTTccagcttctccttctcgtGCTGCAAGTCCAGTAGTTTCATATCCTCTTCAAACCGCCGTCTTTGCTCGCGCATGTACTCGATGTGCTGCCGCTTCTTCTCGAACTGGATATCTATGGTTAGTATCGAAAAAATTATGGGAAATAACAAATCTAGACAATAGATGCCATTGGATTAACAGAGGACTCACAAGCTGGGTTTTGTAAGAATTGTTTGCCTGCAGTGGTCGGTCAGCTACAATAACGGAGTGGTGCCAAGAAACAAGACTGCAAGGCAAGAATGCAATGGAGAAAAAGGCGACTTACCGATGACACCAGTTCCTGAGGATCTGTCACATGGGGAGTATTCCCCGGCTGACTGAAATAGTTCCACGAGGACAGCTTGCTGGAGTCTGTGGTGAATCGGCGGTGCAGATTGGCGCGCACATCGCCCGACGGACGCGAAAAGGCCGATGCCATATTAGGATGGCCAGCGGGGGCCATGGTCGTATAACCCATGTAGGGCGACTCGGAGGGAGGAGAACGAGGAGAAGGGAAACGCAGTTCATCGAGGCGCTCACTCAATCCGCTTTTGAAGGCCATGATGGGTGATCAGGGAAGTAGACCCTGTCTGAAGATGCAGAGGGAGCAGTCAGCACGAGGCGATAAATATATAAATGATAAATCTATCAGAGACAAGAAACAAGGGGGGGAGAAGAGAAGGTGAGAGAGCGGCCAAGGAGACAGCGACACATAGACATACGCATCCACACCGCCAACCGATTGACGATTGCACTCTATCTGGAGAACAGTGAAAGCAGATGAGAGGGTGTCTGTATGTCTCTGGCGCCTCGGAAGGTGTTGCAAGTAAGGAGGTTGTGAGAG from Aspergillus chevalieri M1 DNA, chromosome 1, nearly complete sequence includes the following:
- a CDS encoding uncharacterized protein (COG:S;~EggNog:ENOG410PSGD;~InterPro:IPR015943,IPR036322;~go_function: GO:0005515 - protein binding [Evidence IEA]), with the protein product MNREIPGFYYDPEKKKYFRIQASHKAVPGAQYSKDAVKRKRIEQEKHECKARQTKKIAKEKIKKASFLYHPLIGCEREIGAQNVAHPVRREHQGLVYASQMRRRELHRFEPWPDEYSIRHVLRNKHSGVLVAGGQRGGESSVSICFPDLDQDQWSYNRTMERVLFKEAYRLSSISLSHTGYLLTTMDSGPNGDSFLAPRMLPDPDEGGDYRWPSAFTHPIRILTSTTYWSSASCPTPTGPKPLFAIGTSDGLQILTGQGSHWSLSKTPFPDDRKHRRTQVNAVEWLSGDVIAGGCRDSSVFLHDIRSGGSAVRLWHPGAVAVRGVRRVDEWRVVVGSYNSLQMYDLRYPPTHQQSPNSNPTRHAGHNKNRNESKRKHTQSNCNTPTKPYLVFPDYSPTYTPEYDLSTELGLLASVSDENKIQLFSLRSGELVSPYTSPVCRYTYPKPISSVRFEDGDVSAKGPQTPGLLVTAGDSVNEWLW
- a CDS encoding putative RNA-binding protein (COG:J;~EggNog:ENOG410PGBQ;~InterPro:IPR001313,IPR016024,IPR011989,IPR033712, IPR033133;~PFAM:PF00806;~go_function: GO:0003723 - RNA binding [Evidence IEA]), which encodes MAFKSGLSERLDELRFPSPRSPPSESPYMGYTTMAPAGHPNMASAFSRPSGDVRANLHRRFTTDSSKLSSWNYFSQPGNTPHVTDPQELVSSANNSYKTQLFEKKRQHIEYMREQRRRFEEDMKLLDLQHEKEKLEMDQLARDLAKAGIPGPVSEPTTPPEYHDNGIAAGFSRPTRFSTSSVTSSPGFFNVFAPSNQMSSSPNGAQTPTNRFSVHSVPGSRRNSEKEDFGNEQLSSPFRPGPAIHRYSMPTANLSQFRANAPAPGFNNPSGLDSFSAAKYLFPHDDDRDTVRDEDRIPTPDIKSYLKLTEPDDKFPTLSRRDENGLLSANSDALDLANSRTPNPESWNAHNRHRASHQSMPQNTLNMFRLNHQLGSPTGDNRPTGVNVARHAARHSLEANLFYGNEDTRENAASTASSRPTSLQSSYSTNDLPTVKDNDFDPAITPPKAHADVFQGRFRQTRGSPDHEDAQRPNSQSSTTTLQASAAPFGPQLNMTASNPIAPSSTTATPLTSVPNSFYGYGMQPYLGNPMQVNNQLPNYNPPGSFAGYGPYSGFRVNDTPARGAVGARRSGDGESTQLSRFANFPLEHYRGELYSLCKDQHGCRYLQRKLEERTSEHVQLIFEETHPHVVELMTDPFGNYLCQKLLEYSNDEQRTALINNAAPELVKIALNQHGTRALQKMIEFVSTPEQTRTVIRSLENDVVALVQDLNGNHVIQKCLNRLSAEDAQFVYDAVGANCVVVGTHRHGCCVLQRCIDHASGEQRARLIAQITANAFSLVQDPFGNYVVQYILDLAEPHFTEPLCQSFRGHIPALSKQKFSSNVIEKCLRTADLQMRRQLIEEMLVGNELERMLRDSFANYVVQTAMDFSDPEMRAHVVDSIRPILPAIRQTPHGRRIAGKIMASEGSGRGNAATSGQVAPNEMNSAQLPGPLQGAPKPLMYQQNAFASASLGRQFANQNYTPASGSSSGSNASSGGASDSSGSLYTPAAQQPTGNFGAQGPLYAYF
- a CDS encoding origin of replication complex subunit 5 family protein (COG:L;~EggNog:ENOG410PM6J;~InterPro:IPR020796,IPR027417,IPR041664;~PFAM:PF13191,PF14630;~go_component: GO:0000808 - origin recognition complex [Evidence IEA];~go_component: GO:0005634 - nucleus [Evidence IEA];~go_process: GO:0006260 - DNA replication [Evidence IEA]) — its product is MLPIEISRSISQQWPCRELQSRQLASLLSPHIASPSTLVVHGISATCKSTIVRAVVSALQVPHTIVRSTECITGRHLLTKILWTTLEALGRTNEWEKFGKGRCEHVSALAVLLGEILASSEDGKFVLVLDGIDKQREAPQTLLAALARLGEVIPSLCVVLILNSTPRPLFLQAVAVPHISFPPYTRNEATRIILNADSPFVEGLPEEVITKVYPQFVPTIFDSLVGPTASSIPVFRSICDKLWPQFVAPIVNGETPPGGTGEWDFTRLLVRNRSLFRQQGEAALVHHIVPEEPTQVAGTIAKPSLKAVSAPSPLPSLPYFATLILTSAYLASHIPQRLDTIFFSKFSSSSLSARNKRAHHRRRLKLLSRAQAEDNKAIDPSTPKKGKRQKTRITKSTLESAFATTSATTSAVGGAPGVAGPSTILTARPFPLERLVAIYHAIDPNPPANPIKVAAVSDAIYAELATLRRLRLVVPAGARDSSGGSGRVGGGSSSGSTSLSSGNTTADAGDKWCVNVSGDWIGEVAKEVGVEVGEWLAGGLD